In Mycolicibacterium mucogenicum DSM 44124, the following are encoded in one genomic region:
- a CDS encoding DUF3297 family protein: MSEDQNADVPPNHLSIDPRSPYFNEEALLRDVGIRFNGVERTNVVEYNVAEGWVRVEVPTAKDRRGNPMVVKQSGTVEPYFRIAK, encoded by the coding sequence ATGTCCGAGGACCAGAACGCAGACGTTCCACCGAATCACCTCTCGATCGACCCGCGCAGCCCCTACTTCAACGAAGAGGCGCTCCTGCGCGACGTGGGTATCCGCTTCAATGGCGTCGAGCGAACCAACGTCGTCGAATACAACGTGGCCGAGGGCTGGGTGCGTGTGGAAGTTCCCACCGCCAAGGACCGCCGCGGAAACCCGATGGTCGTCAAGCAGAGCGGCACGGTTGAACCGTATTTCCGCATAGCGAAGTAG
- a CDS encoding HpcH/HpaI aldolase/citrate lyase family protein produces MTVNSKVSRSWLLVNPSREPDLGALLSTTSSDEVILDLEDAVAPDEKEAARDRVVEFLNSGARTWVRVNDASSDFWSADCRALAECRGLKGVVLAKTEGGNHMWDTANRLGGESPVIALIETARGLARVHDIAAARPCFRIAFGVNDYTLDIGVEQDPLALAYSRSQLVVASRAAHIPGPIDGPTRDPDQLAEGVALTRQMGMTGKLALRSSDADVINSGLSPSESDISWAREFVEQFNARGGKPKDGSDLPRLNRARIILERARQLRLIPS; encoded by the coding sequence ATGACCGTGAACTCGAAGGTTTCGCGCTCCTGGCTCCTGGTCAATCCGTCTCGCGAGCCTGATCTCGGGGCGCTGCTGTCGACCACGAGCTCCGACGAGGTGATTCTGGATCTCGAAGACGCCGTCGCTCCCGATGAGAAGGAGGCGGCCCGGGACCGAGTCGTCGAATTCCTGAACTCCGGGGCGCGGACGTGGGTCCGGGTCAATGACGCGTCCAGTGATTTCTGGTCTGCCGACTGCCGTGCGCTGGCTGAATGCCGCGGGCTCAAGGGCGTCGTGCTGGCCAAGACCGAGGGCGGAAACCACATGTGGGATACCGCGAACCGGCTCGGTGGCGAATCACCGGTGATCGCGTTGATCGAAACCGCGCGCGGGCTGGCGCGTGTGCATGACATCGCCGCGGCACGCCCGTGCTTCCGCATCGCGTTCGGCGTCAACGACTACACGCTGGACATCGGCGTCGAGCAGGACCCGCTGGCGCTGGCCTACAGCCGTTCCCAGCTGGTCGTCGCGTCGCGCGCGGCGCACATCCCGGGTCCGATCGATGGGCCCACCCGCGATCCGGATCAGCTGGCCGAGGGTGTGGCGCTCACCCGGCAGATGGGTATGACGGGCAAGCTCGCGCTGCGCTCGTCCGACGCCGACGTCATCAATTCCGGGCTGAGCCCGTCCGAATCGGACATCAGCTGGGCACGCGAGTTCGTCGAGCAGTTCAACGCCCGGGGCGGAAAACCCAAGGACGGCAGCGACTTACCCCGATTGAACCGCGCCAGGATCATCCTCGAGAGGGCACGCCAACTGCGGCTGATACCGAGCTGA
- a CDS encoding SRPBCC family protein: MTRYASASRTWDGGWAEAERAAEKMVFRAPTFALELAKALRPDRRSAHVGGNLATATEEVVINVPVDRVYAQVADVTQMGRWSPENTGATIRDGGIVGVGTVFDGRNLRGRLRWTTRCEVIAADENERFAFKVRAIGWDRPFLRFPIATWTYRFRPIDEATTAVSETWAVGPWPRPVVDAVNHWSANGLTGAEIQSRNLAITLRNLKQRLEADD, encoded by the coding sequence ATGACGAGATACGCCAGCGCATCCAGAACTTGGGATGGCGGTTGGGCCGAAGCTGAACGCGCGGCCGAGAAGATGGTGTTTCGTGCACCGACGTTCGCTCTGGAGCTGGCCAAAGCACTGCGGCCTGACCGGCGTTCCGCGCATGTCGGCGGCAATCTGGCTACCGCCACCGAAGAGGTGGTGATCAATGTTCCTGTCGATCGTGTCTATGCGCAGGTTGCCGATGTGACGCAAATGGGCCGGTGGAGTCCGGAGAACACCGGCGCGACCATCAGAGACGGTGGAATCGTGGGTGTCGGAACAGTCTTCGACGGCCGCAACCTGCGTGGCCGCTTGCGCTGGACCACCCGCTGCGAGGTGATCGCTGCCGATGAGAACGAGCGCTTTGCCTTCAAGGTGCGGGCGATCGGATGGGACCGGCCGTTTCTGCGTTTCCCGATAGCGACCTGGACGTACCGGTTCCGGCCAATCGATGAGGCGACGACCGCGGTCAGTGAGACCTGGGCGGTTGGCCCCTGGCCACGACCGGTAGTCGATGCAGTCAATCACTGGTCGGCGAACGGCCTGACGGGAGCTGAGATTCAGAGCAGGAACTTGGCCATCACATTGCGGAATCTGAAACAGCGACTCGAAGCCGACGACTAG
- a CDS encoding TetR/AcrR family transcriptional regulator: MSRRPKHDPRESEREILVAAEEFLRERPFREMTVDAVMSRTGLKRPAFYVHFRDRHDLALRVVEQLGMEIGEMVDRWLVGTDLVNDARSAFKGLTEVYSQHGAVLRALSDAAGSDEKVEAAYGQLIQQFIDATTKRIVDDQADGRIKADLDAVETARALVWMDERYLTQTFSREPHPDPDLVVDVLYNIWMSALYGPRS, encoded by the coding sequence ATGAGCAGACGCCCCAAACACGATCCCAGGGAGTCCGAACGCGAGATCCTCGTCGCGGCGGAGGAGTTCTTGCGGGAGCGGCCATTCCGCGAGATGACCGTCGACGCGGTGATGAGCCGGACTGGACTCAAGCGGCCGGCGTTCTACGTGCACTTCCGGGACCGTCACGACCTCGCGCTGCGCGTCGTCGAGCAACTCGGGATGGAGATCGGAGAGATGGTCGACCGGTGGCTGGTGGGCACCGACCTCGTCAACGATGCGAGGTCGGCGTTCAAAGGGCTGACCGAGGTTTATTCGCAACACGGTGCCGTCTTACGTGCGCTGTCGGATGCGGCGGGTAGCGACGAGAAGGTCGAGGCCGCATACGGGCAGCTGATTCAGCAGTTCATCGACGCGACCACCAAACGCATCGTCGACGATCAGGCAGACGGACGGATCAAGGCAGATCTCGATGCAGTGGAGACCGCACGGGCCCTGGTCTGGATGGACGAACGCTATCTGACACAGACGTTTTCGCGTGAGCCCCACCCGGACCCGGACCTTGTAGTCGACGTGCTGTACAACATTTGGATGTCTGCTCTATACGGACCGCGGTCCTAA